The Salegentibacter mishustinae genome includes a window with the following:
- a CDS encoding SusC/RagA family TonB-linked outer membrane protein, translating to MGKRFRKSILVLLCLFSIQVWAQEREVSGEIFDTDGMPLPGVNVFIENTSKGTVSNFDGEFSLSIPDENSTVLVFSSLGFQEQKITVGNRNNFTITMQTDTEGLDEVVVVGYGSQKRSNVTSSISTIDTEVLDSRPITDVARGLQGASPGITITTPTGQIGQDPTIRLRGNIGTLSPGGGGAQPLILVDNVEVSSLQSINPQDIEDISVLKDAASTSIYGARAAWGVILVTTKNGRRSQAPTVNYSNNISWSTPTNTPTVAPAADGAEMAFAAVRRRIPSLDAFGLVNMYLDDTAIERMREWEELYGDQNLSDEMVLGRDFEIRDGRLFFYRPWNPEDKFVKEWAPQQKHDLSVSGGSEKTNYYVGLGYLEQGGVYKANPDEFERYNLNLSVNTSITDWMDVRAKVLYTNTKTTEPFAFGSATYDAWYYTTRWPAYYPYGTYEGNPFRSHVNEVAQAKMNQNDRALTRINLGTTINPIENLDINFDYTFDGVDRHEHQVGGSVSAYNFWATGPDLVYEPYTSPAYDRVVYNSSWSRRNTAKAFATYDLNIADDHQFEVTVGGDAEEFELWAQSSQRRDLLNPDQGELDLATGDQFVGGDRENWTTLGAFARINYSYKEKYLLNVNGRYDGSSRLSADEKWAFFPSMSAGWIVTKEDFMDAVKPTLSFLKLRGSYGSVGNQNALISNIYRTMSSYNTGWLIDGENQLTTGTPGALPADLTWETVTTLDLGFDARFFKDKLGASFSWYERTISDMHSAGVTLPNSFGTSAPIRNFGEIQTKGWELELDFSHTFDNGLSINTKGNLSDFKERVTKFANTTEGINSYYEGKQLGEIWGYETDRFFTEADFDSDGNLVEGIPSQEIFETNGWFQYGPGDIKYKDLNGDGVVDFGSRTVGDSGDMKRIGNSTPRYQYGLQIGANWKGFDFNMFMQGVGKRDFWANGPVFIPGYRYGEAWYEHQLDYWTPENPNAYYPRPNDQQQSNNAMNFLPQSKYLLDMSYLRMKNITLGYTIPTSLTEKFQVERFRIYASGENLFEFTGAQVPVDPEVDYTSAGLNDTSTFGRVYPFRRSFSLGVQVTL from the coding sequence ATGGGAAAACGTTTTCGTAAGTCTATTTTAGTGTTGCTCTGCCTATTTTCAATTCAGGTGTGGGCACAGGAGAGAGAAGTTTCGGGAGAAATCTTTGATACGGATGGAATGCCACTACCAGGGGTGAACGTATTTATAGAGAATACATCCAAAGGAACTGTAAGTAATTTTGATGGGGAATTTTCTCTAAGTATTCCAGATGAAAACAGTACAGTGCTGGTTTTTTCATCTTTAGGATTCCAGGAACAGAAGATTACTGTTGGGAATCGAAACAATTTCACTATTACTATGCAAACCGATACTGAAGGTTTGGACGAAGTAGTGGTAGTTGGGTATGGTAGTCAAAAACGGAGTAATGTAACCAGTTCAATCTCTACGATAGATACAGAAGTTTTGGATTCAAGACCAATTACCGATGTTGCACGTGGTTTGCAAGGTGCAAGTCCCGGGATAACGATTACAACTCCTACCGGGCAGATTGGTCAGGACCCAACTATAAGACTGCGTGGTAATATAGGAACTTTAAGCCCTGGAGGCGGCGGTGCTCAACCCTTAATTTTGGTCGACAACGTTGAGGTTTCCAGCCTGCAATCTATAAACCCACAGGATATTGAAGATATTTCAGTATTAAAAGATGCAGCATCTACTTCTATTTATGGAGCCAGAGCTGCCTGGGGTGTGATTTTGGTGACTACTAAAAATGGTAGACGAAGCCAGGCACCAACCGTTAACTACTCGAATAACATTTCATGGTCTACTCCAACTAATACTCCTACAGTGGCACCTGCGGCAGATGGAGCCGAGATGGCTTTTGCGGCTGTGAGAAGAAGAATTCCTTCTTTAGATGCATTTGGATTGGTGAATATGTATTTAGATGATACCGCGATTGAAAGAATGCGAGAGTGGGAAGAACTATATGGAGACCAGAATTTAAGTGATGAAATGGTTCTTGGCCGTGATTTTGAAATAAGAGATGGAAGATTGTTTTTCTATCGTCCGTGGAATCCCGAAGATAAGTTCGTTAAAGAATGGGCGCCACAGCAAAAACACGATCTTTCTGTTTCAGGAGGAAGTGAAAAAACCAACTACTATGTTGGTCTTGGTTACCTGGAACAAGGTGGAGTTTATAAAGCAAACCCAGATGAATTTGAAAGATATAACCTTAACTTAAGTGTTAATACTTCTATTACAGACTGGATGGATGTTAGAGCCAAAGTATTATATACCAATACAAAAACAACAGAACCTTTTGCTTTTGGATCTGCTACCTATGATGCCTGGTATTATACCACCAGATGGCCGGCATATTATCCTTACGGAACTTATGAAGGAAATCCTTTTAGAAGTCACGTAAACGAAGTAGCACAGGCAAAGATGAACCAAAATGATAGGGCTCTAACCAGAATTAATTTAGGTACCACTATCAATCCTATTGAAAATCTAGATATTAATTTTGATTATACTTTTGATGGTGTAGATAGACACGAACACCAGGTTGGTGGATCGGTTTCGGCTTACAATTTCTGGGCTACCGGGCCAGATCTAGTTTACGAGCCATATACCAGTCCAGCGTATGACAGGGTTGTTTACAATTCTTCCTGGAGTAGAAGAAACACGGCAAAAGCTTTTGCTACTTACGATCTTAATATAGCTGATGATCATCAATTTGAAGTTACTGTTGGTGGTGATGCCGAAGAGTTTGAATTATGGGCACAATCTTCTCAAAGAAGAGATTTATTAAATCCAGATCAGGGAGAGTTAGACCTGGCTACAGGAGATCAGTTCGTTGGAGGTGATAGAGAAAATTGGACCACTTTAGGTGCTTTTGCTCGAATTAACTATTCATATAAAGAAAAGTATCTACTTAACGTAAATGGTAGATATGATGGTTCTTCCAGACTTTCAGCAGATGAGAAGTGGGCATTTTTCCCATCTATGTCGGCTGGTTGGATAGTTACCAAAGAAGATTTTATGGATGCTGTAAAACCAACTTTGTCTTTCCTAAAGTTAAGAGGTTCTTATGGATCTGTAGGAAATCAAAATGCGCTAATCTCAAACATTTATAGAACAATGTCGTCTTACAATACCGGATGGTTAATAGACGGCGAAAACCAGTTAACTACAGGAACTCCTGGTGCTTTACCGGCAGATCTTACCTGGGAAACTGTAACTACTTTAGATTTAGGTTTCGATGCTCGTTTCTTTAAGGATAAATTAGGAGCTAGTTTTAGCTGGTACGAGAGAACAATTAGCGATATGCATAGTGCGGGGGTAACTTTGCCTAATTCTTTTGGTACTTCAGCTCCAATTAGAAATTTTGGTGAGATTCAAACCAAAGGTTGGGAGCTTGAACTTGATTTTAGCCATACTTTTGATAACGGACTTAGCATAAATACTAAAGGTAACTTAAGTGACTTTAAAGAGAGAGTAACGAAATTTGCAAATACTACCGAGGGAATAAATTCCTATTATGAAGGGAAACAATTGGGAGAAATTTGGGGATATGAAACAGATAGATTTTTTACTGAAGCAGATTTTGATTCCGACGGTAACTTAGTAGAAGGCATTCCTTCTCAGGAAATCTTCGAAACCAATGGTTGGTTCCAGTACGGTCCCGGAGATATAAAATACAAAGATTTAAATGGTGATGGTGTTGTAGATTTTGGATCTAGAACAGTAGGTGATTCTGGAGATATGAAAAGAATTGGTAACTCCACACCTCGTTATCAATATGGATTGCAAATAGGAGCAAACTGGAAAGGTTTTGATTTTAATATGTTTATGCAGGGTGTTGGAAAACGTGATTTCTGGGCAAACGGGCCGGTATTTATTCCTGGGTATCGTTATGGAGAAGCCTGGTATGAGCACCAGTTAGACTACTGGACACCAGAAAATCCAAATGCATATTATCCAAGACCTAACGACCAGCAACAATCTAATAATGCGATGAACTTTTTACCGCAGTCAAAATATTTATTAGATATGTCTTATTTGAGAATGAAGAACATCACCTTAGGATATACTATTCCAACTTCTCTAACAGAAAAATTTCAGGTAGAAAGGTTTAGAATTTATGCCAGTGGTGAGAACCTTTTCGAATTCACAGGTGCACAGGTTCCTGTAGATCCTGAAGTAGACTATACCTCAGCTGGTCTAAATGACACCTCAACCTTTGGACGTGTTTACCCATTTAGAAGATCATTTTCTCTAGGAGTTCAGGTAACACTATAA
- a CDS encoding RagB/SusD family nutrient uptake outer membrane protein: MKVTNKIFILFFLALGVASCEKDFLDTPPQDVLVDETYWSSEVNVKTFAYGFYTAYFSGYGSGYTWGKYFSGQSLNDDFAPTNPPRFTLQVPTSGGGWSFSWVRKANIFIDRVQGVDMEEEAINHWTGIGRFFRALEYHDLVKAFGDVPYYDQELAENDQEMLYKKRDDRTFVMDRVLEDFRFAAENVRDNVENEGLEVDRSVVLGFMSRVFLYEGTWQKYHENNNEKAAEYLEAAKWAAQEVIESGNFSLANYREVFNSLDLSGNPEVLLYREYEEGMVTHSLNSYNNKEPQTGVSKDGIESYLAEDGLPIGISDLYQGDKGIENLMANRDPRIYETFVSDELRINGVDPNYSTTGIATHKFLNEEIADEPRGNSNLNPTDAPVIRYGEILVNYAEAAYELSTVGGPAFTQEDLDKSINVLRDRPGINLPHLEVSGDQPAVNGQTYDDPQRDPDVAPILWEIRRERRVELMFEGFRLDDLKRWKKLEYTDMVQYPDINRGAWIDKSNYPDANLENLAVTGGGNEGYLIPASAEESLRTFDDPRVYLQPIPLDQITLYRDQGVELEQNPGW; this comes from the coding sequence ATGAAAGTAACAAACAAAATATTTATTCTTTTCTTTCTTGCCTTAGGTGTTGCAAGTTGTGAAAAAGATTTCCTGGACACTCCACCACAGGATGTCCTGGTAGATGAAACGTATTGGTCTAGCGAAGTAAACGTAAAAACCTTTGCTTACGGTTTTTACACCGCATATTTTTCGGGATATGGCTCAGGGTATACCTGGGGGAAATATTTCTCTGGACAAAGCTTAAACGATGATTTTGCACCTACAAACCCACCTAGGTTCACGCTACAGGTTCCGACTTCAGGTGGTGGATGGAGCTTTTCCTGGGTGCGTAAAGCAAATATCTTTATAGACCGGGTGCAGGGGGTAGATATGGAAGAAGAAGCCATAAACCACTGGACAGGTATTGGAAGGTTTTTTAGAGCTTTAGAATATCATGATTTGGTAAAAGCTTTTGGTGACGTTCCTTATTACGACCAGGAACTTGCCGAAAATGATCAGGAAATGCTGTATAAAAAGCGCGATGATAGAACTTTTGTAATGGATCGTGTTCTGGAAGATTTTCGCTTTGCGGCAGAAAATGTTAGAGACAATGTTGAAAACGAAGGCTTAGAAGTAGATAGAAGCGTAGTTCTTGGTTTTATGTCTAGAGTTTTCCTATACGAAGGTACCTGGCAAAAATATCACGAAAATAATAATGAGAAAGCAGCCGAATACCTTGAGGCAGCAAAATGGGCGGCTCAGGAAGTAATTGAATCAGGTAATTTTTCATTAGCAAATTATAGAGAAGTATTTAATTCCCTGGACCTATCTGGAAACCCTGAAGTATTACTGTATCGTGAGTATGAAGAAGGAATGGTTACCCACTCCCTTAACAGTTATAACAATAAAGAACCTCAAACAGGGGTGTCTAAAGACGGGATCGAGTCTTATTTGGCTGAAGATGGTCTGCCTATTGGAATTTCAGACCTGTACCAGGGAGATAAAGGAATTGAGAATTTAATGGCCAACCGCGATCCTAGAATCTATGAAACTTTCGTTTCAGATGAATTAAGAATTAACGGTGTAGATCCTAACTATTCAACCACAGGAATTGCTACACATAAATTTTTAAATGAAGAAATTGCCGATGAGCCAAGAGGAAATTCTAACTTAAACCCTACAGATGCGCCGGTAATTAGGTACGGCGAAATTTTGGTTAACTATGCAGAGGCGGCTTATGAATTATCTACAGTAGGTGGTCCCGCTTTTACACAGGAAGATCTTGATAAATCTATTAATGTATTAAGAGACAGGCCGGGTATTAACCTTCCGCACCTGGAAGTTTCTGGGGACCAACCTGCAGTTAACGGGCAAACCTATGATGATCCTCAAAGAGATCCAGATGTAGCCCCAATCCTATGGGAAATTCGTCGTGAGAGAAGAGTTGAATTAATGTTTGAAGGATTTAGATTAGACGATTTAAAACGTTGGAAAAAACTGGAGTATACAGATATGGTTCAGTATCCAGATATTAACAGAGGTGCATGGATAGATAAATCAAATTATCCAGATGCTAATTTGGAAAATCTTGCTGTTACCGGTGGAGGAAACGAAGGTTACTTAATTCCGGCATCTGCCGAAGAATCGTTAAGAACCTTTGATGATCCGAGAGTTTACCTTCAACCCATTCCTTTAGATCAAATTACATTGTATAGAGATCAGGGAGTAGAGTTGGAACAAAATCCAGGTTGGTAA
- a CDS encoding glycoside hydrolase family 10 protein, with amino-acid sequence MKKTILSLFAVLLFFYSCKTTQEVQEKTETPVTPEPEEVVEEIPTEIDVPEKTPKEEVVWDPNTPKNIEEFRAAWIATVANINWPSKPGLSTSAQQQEALELLDFLEEHNFNAVVFQVRPQADALYNSEIEPWSYYLTGEQGKAPDPYYDPLKFWINAAHQRGLELHVWLNPYRAHHTTGKEISEKSVIKTNPDLVVELENGMWWMDPAQKGTQDRSSAVVMDIVKRYDVDGIHFDDYFYPYDSYNNGKDFPDDLSWKAYQAAGGQLSRGDWRRESVNVFIKRIYEEIKAEKPHVKFGLSPFGIWRPGYPESVQGYDQYDKLYADAKLWLNEGWIDYYTPQLYWKISQLGQSFPELLGWWQSENTKQRHLWPGMNVGGEGDEMHITEVINQIMITRGMLPQSKGAVHWSIGPLIKNPELAKALKEGPYRKKTLVPPSPWLDNTPPEIPNVTVNENLDKMEITWGVENEEDIDKWVLYFKYETGNWDYKILNSEKRSQDLQKEVGEKKTKLQKIGITSVDRTGNQSEFIEIKVN; translated from the coding sequence ATGAAAAAAACAATTCTTTCCCTATTTGCTGTACTCTTGTTTTTTTATTCCTGTAAAACTACTCAGGAAGTACAGGAAAAAACAGAAACACCGGTTACCCCAGAACCTGAAGAAGTAGTTGAAGAAATCCCTACAGAGATTGATGTTCCTGAAAAAACTCCAAAAGAAGAAGTAGTATGGGATCCAAATACTCCAAAAAATATTGAAGAATTCCGTGCGGCCTGGATTGCAACAGTTGCCAATATCAACTGGCCCAGTAAACCCGGTCTTTCAACTTCAGCACAGCAGCAAGAAGCACTGGAATTGCTCGATTTTTTAGAAGAACATAATTTTAATGCAGTAGTATTCCAGGTACGTCCGCAGGCTGATGCTCTTTACAATAGTGAAATAGAGCCATGGTCTTATTATCTTACCGGAGAACAGGGAAAAGCTCCCGATCCTTATTACGATCCGCTTAAATTTTGGATAAATGCTGCTCACCAGCGCGGACTCGAATTGCATGTTTGGTTAAATCCTTATCGCGCTCATCATACCACAGGAAAAGAAATCAGCGAGAAATCGGTTATCAAAACTAATCCAGATCTGGTGGTAGAATTAGAAAATGGGATGTGGTGGATGGATCCTGCCCAAAAAGGAACTCAAGATCGTTCTTCGGCAGTAGTAATGGATATTGTAAAACGCTATGATGTTGATGGTATTCATTTTGACGATTATTTTTATCCTTACGATTCTTATAATAATGGTAAAGACTTTCCAGACGATTTAAGTTGGAAGGCCTACCAGGCTGCCGGCGGACAACTTTCCCGTGGCGATTGGCGTAGGGAAAGCGTAAACGTTTTTATCAAAAGAATCTATGAAGAAATTAAAGCAGAAAAGCCACATGTAAAATTCGGCTTAAGTCCTTTTGGAATTTGGCGCCCGGGTTATCCAGAATCTGTTCAGGGTTATGACCAGTATGATAAATTATACGCCGATGCTAAACTATGGCTTAACGAAGGTTGGATAGACTACTACACCCCGCAATTGTACTGGAAAATAAGTCAGTTAGGGCAGAGTTTCCCGGAATTATTAGGCTGGTGGCAAAGTGAAAACACCAAACAACGCCATTTATGGCCGGGAATGAATGTTGGTGGGGAAGGTGACGAAATGCATATTACCGAAGTGATCAATCAAATTATGATTACACGAGGAATGCTTCCGCAGAGTAAAGGAGCAGTGCATTGGAGCATTGGACCGCTTATAAAAAATCCAGAACTTGCAAAAGCATTAAAAGAAGGGCCTTATAGAAAGAAAACCCTGGTTCCGCCAAGTCCCTGGTTAGATAACACCCCACCAGAAATTCCAAACGTCACGGTAAATGAAAATCTTGATAAGATGGAAATTACCTGGGGAGTTGAAAATGAAGAAGATATTGACAAGTGGGTGCTATACTTTAAATACGAAACCGGAAACTGGGATTATAAAATTTTAAATTCCGAAAAAAGAAGTCAGGATTTACAGAAAGAAGTGGGAGAGAAGAAAACTAAACTTCAAAAAATTGGAATTACTTCGGTAGATCGTACCGGTAATCAAAGTGAATTTATAGAAATTAAAGTAAATTAA
- a CDS encoding sodium:solute symporter, which yields MSPILVFGVIAGYFLLLLAISHFTSKQADNNTFFTANRQSPWFLVAYGMVGATLSGVTFISVPGEVGNSNWTYLQFVMGNMVGYAVIALVLIPLFYKLKLISIYEYLKDRFGQNSYYAGASFFLISQTVGASFRLFLAALVLQIAFFDAFGIPFWVTVMITIALIWLYTFRGGIKTIVWTDTLQTSFLLLAVVISIWMITDHMELSMADVFATIGKSEKSTIFDWDWRSNNAFYKSFLAGIFITIAMNGLDQNVMQKNLTCKSKGEAQKNIFWFSIVFFFSTVLFLALGVLLYKYAMDQGIAIPERTDDLYPLLALNHFGILAGVVFLLGITAAAFSSADSALTALTTSFCVDILDIQKKEKNQKKTRLLVHIGFTILMFLVIIVFNSLNDSSVVSAVFKVAGFTYGPLLGLFAYGLLCKNPVRDKWVPVVCILSPVISVILDFNSEAWLNGYQFGFEILLVNAAITMLGLFALYRPKTDEVSID from the coding sequence ATGAGCCCTATTCTCGTTTTTGGCGTAATAGCCGGTTATTTTCTTTTATTACTGGCTATTAGTCATTTTACTTCCAAGCAAGCCGATAACAATACCTTTTTTACCGCAAACAGGCAATCGCCCTGGTTTCTGGTAGCTTATGGGATGGTTGGCGCAACCCTATCTGGTGTTACATTTATTTCGGTTCCCGGAGAAGTTGGTAACTCCAACTGGACCTATTTGCAATTTGTGATGGGGAATATGGTGGGATACGCGGTAATTGCGCTTGTTTTAATTCCGTTGTTCTATAAATTGAAATTAATTTCTATTTATGAGTATTTAAAAGATCGCTTCGGGCAAAATTCTTATTATGCAGGCGCATCTTTTTTCCTTATTTCCCAAACAGTAGGTGCTTCTTTTCGATTATTTTTAGCGGCTTTAGTCTTGCAAATCGCCTTTTTTGATGCTTTTGGAATTCCGTTTTGGGTTACGGTAATGATCACCATTGCTCTAATATGGTTATATACATTCCGCGGAGGAATTAAAACCATTGTTTGGACAGATACGCTGCAAACAAGCTTTTTACTACTGGCGGTAGTAATAAGTATTTGGATGATCACAGATCATATGGAGCTTAGTATGGCCGATGTTTTTGCAACAATTGGTAAAAGTGAAAAGTCTACAATTTTTGATTGGGACTGGCGCTCTAATAATGCATTTTACAAGAGTTTTCTGGCGGGAATTTTTATTACTATCGCCATGAACGGGCTTGACCAAAACGTAATGCAGAAAAATCTAACTTGTAAAAGTAAAGGTGAAGCACAAAAGAATATTTTTTGGTTTTCTATCGTGTTTTTCTTCTCAACGGTGTTGTTTTTAGCTTTGGGAGTTTTACTTTACAAATATGCGATGGACCAGGGAATTGCGATTCCTGAAAGAACAGACGATCTTTATCCATTGCTCGCATTAAACCACTTTGGAATTCTTGCCGGTGTTGTTTTTTTATTAGGAATTACCGCCGCCGCATTTTCCAGTGCAGATTCAGCATTAACTGCGCTCACTACTTCTTTTTGCGTAGATATTTTAGATATTCAGAAAAAAGAAAAAAATCAAAAAAAGACCAGGTTATTGGTTCATATTGGCTTTACCATTTTAATGTTTCTGGTAATTATAGTCTTTAATTCGCTAAACGATAGCAGCGTGGTAAGCGCTGTATTTAAAGTAGCCGGATTTACCTATGGCCCGCTTTTAGGCTTATTTGCTTATGGTTTATTGTGTAAAAATCCGGTTAGAGATAAATGGGTACCCGTGGTATGTATTTTATCACCGGTAATTTCAGTAATTTTAGATTTCAATTCTGAAGCCTGGTTAAACGGTTATCAGTTTGGTTTCGAAATTTTGTTGGTTAATGCCGCAATAACCATGTTAGGCCTTTTCGCCCTTTATAGACCTAAGACCGATGAGGTTTCTATTGACTAA
- a CDS encoding dipeptide epimerase produces the protein MELKFHPYNLELKNTFTISHGSRDVQPTLIVSLSDRGFTGYGEATATSYYGVTIEKMQADILNIEDLIAENILLEPEELWELTYPHLKENPFALCALDMAMHDLHGKRNRQPLYQLWGLDLENIPLTNYTIGIDSVEKMVQKIKEFPWPLYKIKLGTEDDVAIVSELRKHTNSVFRVDANATWTVDQAIENAKALKELNVEFLEQPLKANDWEGMEKLYKESVLPLIADESCIEESDVEKCAGYFHGINIKLTKCGGLTPGKRMILKGRSLGLKVMVGCMTESTVGISAIAQLLPLLDYVDMDGGLLIKNDIADGVKVYDEKVHFPERNGTGVELYEK, from the coding sequence ATGGAACTAAAATTTCATCCATACAACCTGGAATTAAAAAACACCTTTACCATAAGTCACGGTTCCCGGGATGTTCAGCCAACTTTAATCGTTTCCTTAAGCGACCGCGGATTTACCGGTTATGGAGAAGCTACGGCAACTTCTTATTACGGAGTTACGATTGAAAAAATGCAGGCCGATATTCTTAATATTGAAGACTTAATTGCTGAAAATATTCTCCTGGAACCTGAGGAACTATGGGAGTTAACTTATCCGCATTTAAAAGAAAATCCATTTGCGCTATGTGCATTGGATATGGCCATGCATGACCTCCACGGAAAAAGAAATCGCCAACCGCTTTATCAATTATGGGGGCTGGATTTAGAAAATATTCCGCTTACCAATTATACTATCGGGATAGATTCCGTAGAAAAGATGGTTCAGAAAATTAAAGAATTTCCCTGGCCGCTTTATAAAATCAAACTCGGAACCGAAGATGATGTGGCTATTGTTAGTGAACTGCGAAAACATACAAATTCTGTATTTCGGGTAGATGCCAACGCCACCTGGACGGTAGATCAGGCTATAGAGAATGCTAAAGCTCTAAAAGAATTAAATGTTGAATTTTTAGAGCAGCCTTTAAAAGCCAACGATTGGGAAGGAATGGAAAAACTTTATAAAGAATCGGTTTTGCCACTTATTGCCGATGAAAGTTGTATTGAAGAAAGCGATGTTGAAAAATGTGCCGGTTATTTCCACGGAATAAACATTAAACTCACAAAATGCGGAGGATTAACCCCAGGGAAACGAATGATTTTAAAAGGAAGATCTCTCGGTCTAAAAGTAATGGTGGGTTGTATGACCGAATCTACTGTGGGGATTTCAGCCATTGCACAATTATTGCCGCTCCTGGATTATGTAGATATGGACGGTGGACTTTTAATTAAAAATGATATCGCTGATGGTGTAAAAGTCTATGACGAAAAAGTACATTTCCCAGAAAGAAACGGCACTGGGGTTGAATTATATGAGAAATAG
- a CDS encoding C40 family peptidase: MNLIKPYLTFLLTLFLFASCEEKEEKKEENPLQTQIAAVEKTYAPDGRVALFEVTAVKNGETYILKGESNDPEAVDSLKEKLKSENIKFTDSIQVLPDTEALEDKIRGVVKISVANLRDEPKHSAQLVTQATLGMPLKVYKKEGSWYYVQTPEGYLAWVDYGGIENMTEEEFSAWKSQDKLIFTEPTGNSYTEANSDSQTVSDLVAGNILELLSEENNFYKVEYPNGKKAFVEKAYTQPYKEWVSSLEQNKEDLVATAHRLMGLPYLWGGTSPKGVDCSGYTKTVYFLNGMVIPRDASQQIHTGDVVDTDKNFENLEKGDLLFFGKPATDSTSERVIHVGMWIGDNKFIHSMGEVHISNFDTEAEDFDEYNYNRYLRTKRILNKEDKGLIYLKNTDLFTTSETEEVKM; encoded by the coding sequence ATGAATTTAATAAAACCTTATTTAACCTTTTTACTAACGCTTTTCTTATTTGCCTCCTGCGAGGAGAAAGAAGAAAAAAAAGAGGAGAATCCGCTTCAAACCCAAATAGCAGCAGTAGAAAAAACCTACGCGCCAGATGGCCGGGTAGCCCTTTTTGAAGTTACAGCTGTAAAAAACGGAGAAACTTATATTCTTAAAGGAGAATCTAATGATCCTGAAGCCGTAGATTCATTAAAAGAAAAGCTGAAATCAGAAAATATCAAGTTTACCGATAGTATTCAGGTACTTCCAGATACTGAAGCTTTGGAAGATAAAATTCGTGGTGTCGTAAAAATTTCAGTGGCAAATTTAAGGGATGAGCCAAAACATTCGGCGCAATTGGTTACTCAGGCAACCCTGGGAATGCCGCTTAAAGTTTATAAAAAAGAAGGAAGTTGGTATTATGTTCAAACGCCGGAGGGTTATTTAGCCTGGGTAGATTACGGTGGAATAGAAAATATGACGGAAGAAGAATTTTCTGCCTGGAAATCTCAGGATAAATTAATTTTTACCGAGCCAACGGGTAATTCTTATACCGAAGCCAATTCAGATTCTCAGACAGTTTCAGATCTGGTGGCGGGGAATATTTTAGAGCTTCTAAGCGAGGAAAATAACTTTTATAAGGTAGAATATCCAAATGGTAAAAAAGCTTTTGTAGAGAAAGCCTATACGCAGCCATATAAAGAATGGGTTTCTTCGCTGGAACAAAACAAAGAAGACCTGGTAGCCACGGCGCATAGATTGATGGGATTACCTTATTTATGGGGTGGTACTTCTCCTAAAGGAGTAGATTGCAGCGGTTACACCAAAACCGTTTACTTTTTAAACGGAATGGTAATTCCGCGGGATGCTTCCCAGCAAATTCATACCGGGGATGTGGTTGATACCGATAAGAACTTTGAAAATCTTGAAAAAGGCGACCTGCTTTTCTTCGGAAAACCGGCAACCGATTCTACTTCAGAGCGCGTAATTCACGTAGGAATGTGGATTGGTGATAACAAGTTTATTCATTCTATGGGCGAGGTACATATTAGTAATTTTGATACCGAAGCCGAAGATTTTGATGAATATAATTACAATCGCTACTTACGAACCAAGCGAATTTTAAACAAAGAAGATAAAGGCTTAATTTACCTAAAAAACACCGATCTTTTTACTACTTCAGAAACTGAAGAAGTAAAGATGTAA